One window of the Rosa rugosa chromosome 3, drRosRugo1.1, whole genome shotgun sequence genome contains the following:
- the LOC133735217 gene encoding cytochrome P450 CYP736A12-like: protein MPERMSPSTIMTILLVLLTCLWSLISASPKSKHRKLPPGPRSLPITGNLHMLGNLPHRSLQQLAKKYGHIMSIRLGNVSTIVVSSPQAAELFLKTHDTNFASRPKIQASEYLSYGTKGMAFSQYGPYWRHMRKLCTLHLFCPAKMEAFRPLRKEELGLLVRKLKRATEEGGVVDVSEEIGVMNEDITYRMVLGCKRDDRFDLKAIVEETLFLTGAFNISDFVPSLAALDIQGLTKRLKKVSKTIDQLLEKIIDEHEQVANTRSGKQGHEDFVDVLLSLTNQPLNPNDEQVHFLDRTNVKAILLDMISAAFDTSATSIVWSLAELLRHPRIMKNLQEELQSVVGMDRMVEESDLPKLDYLSMVVKESFRLHPVAPLLIPHESIEDITIDGYDIPKKSRIIVNIWSIGRDPNVWSENVEEFYPERFMNKNIDLRGHDFQLIPFGSGRRRCPGMQLGLTTVQLVLAQLVHCFNWELPNGLVPQDLDMSEDFGLSLSKAKHLLAKPTYRLM from the exons ATGCCAGAAAGAATGAGTCCTTCAACAATAATGACCATCCTCTTGGTTCTCCTCACATGCCTTTGGTCACTCATCTCTGCCTCCCCAAAATCAAAGCACAGAAAACTACCACCCGGCCCTCGGTCACTGCCAATAACGGGAAACCTCCATATGCTAGGCAACCTCCCCCATCGAAGCCTCCAACAATTGGCCAAAAAATATGGACACATCATGTCCATTCGTCTAGGCAATGTTTCTACCATAGTAGTCTCCTCCCCACAAGCCGCAGAGCTATTCCTCAAAACTCATGACACCAATTTCGCCAGCCGGCCCAAAATCCAAGCCTCAGAGTACCTGTCCTACGGCACAAAGGGCATGGCCTTTTCCCAGTACGGTCCCTATTGGCGCCATATGAGGAAGCTCTGCACGCTTCATCTCTTCTGTCCAGCAAAAATGGAGGCTTTCAGGCCGCTGCGAAAGGAGGAACTGGGACTGCTGGTAAGAAAGCTGAAGAGAGCTACAGAGGAAGGTGGAGTCGTGGATGTTAGTGAGGAGATTGGTGTGATGAATGAGGACATAACGTATAGGATGGTGTTGGGCTGTAAAAGGGATGATAGGTTTGATTTGAAAGCCATTGTTGAGGAAACGCTTTTCTTGACTGGGGCTTTCAATATATCTGATTTTGTTCCTTCCCTTGCCGCACTGGATATTCAG GGATTGACCAAGCGCTTAAAGAAAGTTAGCAAGACGATCGATCAACTCCTGGAGAAGATAATAGACGAGCATGAACAAGTTGCCAACACTAGGAGTGGGAAACAAGGCCATGAGGACTTTGTAGACGTGTTGCTTTCGTTAACGAACCAACCGTTGAACCCGAATGATGAGCAAGTACACTTTCTTGATCGAACAAATGTGAAAGCCATCTTACTAGACATGATCTCGGCGGCTTTTGATACTTCGGCCACATCGATTGTTTGGAGCCTTGCCGAGCTCTTGAGGCATCCAAGGATCATGAAGAATCTGCAAGAAGAGCTCCAAAGTGTGGTTGGTATGGACCGAATGGTGGAAGAATCTGATTTGCCCAAGCTGGATTACTTGAGTATGGTGGTGAAGGAGAGCTTCAGACTACACCCAGTTGCACCGTTACTAATCCCACATGAATCCATCGAGGACATTACAATCGATGGATATGACATTCCCAAGAAGTCGCGGATCATAGTAAACATCTGGAGCATTGGAAGAGATCCTAATGTTTGGTCCGAAAATGTTGAGGAATTTTATCCTGAAAGGTTCATGAACAAAAATATAGACCTCCGGGGACATGACTTTCAGCTCATCCCATTTGGGTCTGGGCGCAGACGGTGTCCGGGTATGCAATTAGGACTAACCACAGTTCAGCTAGTTCTGGCACAGCTGGTGCACTGCTTTAACTGGGAGCTCCCAAATGGCTTGGTACCTCAAGACTTGGACATGTCCGAGGATTTCGGCTTATCACTGTCAAAAGCCAAACACTTGCTTGCAAAGCCAACGTACCGTCTTATGTAG